From the genome of Streptomyces sp. NBC_01304:
GGGACGCATCAGCCACGCCGAGCCCTGGAGCACCACATGGAATCCGGCGCCGTCCGACGCGGGGAACCACACGCCCCAGGGCGCGACGTTGACGGTGCGCGAGGAGTGCGGCCGACCTGTGCGCATGGCGGCGACCGCGTCGCTGAGTACGTCCATGGTCGAACCGTATCGCGACCACGAACGACCCATGCCCGCATCGGACAAGACGATCGGACATGATCCCAAGGCTTTGGGACATGGCTCGTCTCGTACGCACCCGCATACGGTCATCGGCATGACAACGACATCCCGTACCCACGCAGTTGTGTTCCACGAGCTCGGCGGCCCCGAGGTCCTGAAGGTCGAAGAGGTGCCGCTGGGCGAGCCCGGCCCCACCGAGGTCCTTGTCCGGGTCGAGGCGATCGGCCTCAACCGGGCCGAGGCGCTGTTCCGTTCGGGCGGCTACTACTACCGGCCGACGCTGCCCGGCTCCCGGATCGGCTATGAGGCGGCCGGGATCGTCGAGGCGGCCGGCGCGCAGGTCACCGAGTTCGCGCCGGGCGATGCGGTGATGGCCGCGGCCAACTTCGAGTTCGGCGTCCACGGGGTGCACGCCGAACGTGTCCTGCTCTCCGAGGAGATGCTGGTGCCCAGGCCGCGCGGCGCGGACGCGGTGGTGTCGGCCGCGTCCTGGCTGACGTACTCCACGGCCTACGGCGCCCTGGTCGAGACCGCGCACCTCGCCGCCGGCGAGCAGGTGCTGATCACCGGTGCGTCCAGCGGTGTGGGAACGGCCGCGATCCAGACGGCCCGGCGCCTGGGCGCCGTCCCGATCGCCACCACCCGGGGCGTGGACAAGCGGCAGCAGCTCCTCGACCTGGGCGCCGAGCACGTGATCACGACGGACAGCGAGGACCTGGTCAAGGAGGTCAAGCGGCTCACCGGCGGCAAGGGCGCCGACCTCGCCTTCGACGCGATCGGCGGCCCCGGCTTCGCGGAGGTCGGCAATGCGCTGCGGCCCGGCGGCCGGACGGTGGTGTACGGCTGGCTCGACCCGCGCCCCATCGAGCTCGCCCTGAACTGGCCGCAGACCGTCCACATGTACGCCAACGGTGAACTCGTGGACAGTCCGGCCTTCCGCCGCCGCATGCTCGCCTTCCTCGAATCCGGCCTGCGCGACGGCACTCTGGCGCCGGTGATCGCCGAGGCCTTCGACGGCCTGGAGCGCATCTGCGACGCGCATCGCCTGATGGAGTCCAACACCCACATCGGCAAGATCGTGGTCAGCGTCTGAAACGGCCGCGGGCGGCCGGCCCTCCCGAGGAGAGCCGGCCGCCCGCGACGCAGGTGTCGACGGGCTCAGCGTTCGCGCACCCGCACCACCTTCAGCTTCGGCGAACGGTAGATGTCCTTCTCGCAGAACCTCGCCTTGACCATCCTTTCCTGCGAGAACAGCTCCGTCTGGTCGCCGTAGTAGGGCGACTTGGGGT
Proteins encoded in this window:
- a CDS encoding zinc-dependent alcohol dehydrogenase family protein: MTTTSRTHAVVFHELGGPEVLKVEEVPLGEPGPTEVLVRVEAIGLNRAEALFRSGGYYYRPTLPGSRIGYEAAGIVEAAGAQVTEFAPGDAVMAAANFEFGVHGVHAERVLLSEEMLVPRPRGADAVVSAASWLTYSTAYGALVETAHLAAGEQVLITGASSGVGTAAIQTARRLGAVPIATTRGVDKRQQLLDLGAEHVITTDSEDLVKEVKRLTGGKGADLAFDAIGGPGFAEVGNALRPGGRTVVYGWLDPRPIELALNWPQTVHMYANGELVDSPAFRRRMLAFLESGLRDGTLAPVIAEAFDGLERICDAHRLMESNTHIGKIVVSV